From [Flavobacterium] thermophilum:
TCGCTCCAAGGCTTCACTTGATGGCTATGGGGGCTGACCCAAAAGTCCGCCAAAAAGCGGACTTTTGGAGTCAGCCCTCTCTGGTTTTTGTATATTTTACCAAACGGAACAAAATTCCGACTCTGTTCTCCCCCTCATTTACGCCACCAAGGACAATTGCTTGTCCCTAGCGGCTTTTTTGAGAAGATTGTGGGCAGCACAAACCAGCCCCCATTCGATGGAAACTTTTTGGAGGCCTCGCAGGACAAAGCGACGAAACCCGCGATTTTGTTTGATTTGCCCAAATACACTCTCAATGTCGGTTTGGCGTTGGCGGTATCGGGCTTGCCCTTCTTCACTCTCCAACCGTTCGCGGGCTTTCTGTTTTTGTTCATGATAGACGGGGTTCCATTGCGTGGTTCGTCCATACTTGGAAGTCGTGCAGGCCGAACGGAACGGACATCCTTCGCATTCATGGCATTGGTAGTGTCGGGTGACCGAGGTGTATCCTGATTCCGTGGTCTGTTTCGAAGTTCCGGTGCGAACCAGCTTTTTCCCATTGGCGCAAATCCAAACGTCTTCTTCTTCCACATAGGTCCAATTCTGCTGATGATGCGGATTTTTCTTGACCTTGCGCGTGTTCTCCTTCTCATACGTATGGTACTTGATCAAGGCCGATATGTGCTTCTCTTCCAGCTTCACGTAGTTCTCTTCCGAGCCATAAGCCGCGTCAGCGATCAAACGTTCGGGTTCCACGCCGTACTTCTCTCGAACGGTCTCCAAATGCGGGAGAAGACAACGAGTGTCGCCCGGCCTCTGATGAAGGGAATACCCCAAAATAAATTGGCCGGAAGAACCCACCTGTACGTTATAGGCCGGCTTGAGCTGGCCGTTTCGCATGTGATCCTCCTTCAACCGCATGAAGGTGGCATCCACATCGGTCTTGGAATAGCTGTTGCGATCCCCGCATACATGGAGTTGGTGTTCATACTTTTCACTGCGGGGCAAGTAGTCCTCCTTCATCTTCTTGATGGCCTTCTTCAACGGTTGGTTGTCCGGCTCGGCCTCCAACCGT
This genomic window contains:
- a CDS encoding Transposase DDE domain, with the protein product MKHDHISFKEYTMDNLSLPSNIADLIPRDNMAHVVHEMVERIPMETFLAYYKGGGASAYHPKMMTKILLYAYTQKMYHGREIARQLEVHLPLMWLSGFQKPDFRSINRFRSERMKDLIDDLFREMITLLVADGYVKMEDYFVDGTKIEANANRYTFVWRKSAEKYQEKLQANVDRLIAQIEAIVEEEKAEDIDPSPAFTSEEIRKKTEEWEKRLEAEPDNQPLKKAIKKMKEDYLPRSEKYEHQLHVCGDRNSYSKTDVDATFMRLKEDHMRNGQLKPAYNVQVGSSGQFILGYSLHQRPGDTRCLLPHLETVREKYGVEPERLIADAAYGSEENYVKLEEKHISALIKYHTYEKENTRKVKKNPHHQQNWTYVEEEDVWICANGKKLVRTGTSKQTTESGYTSVTRHYQCHECEGCPFRSACTTSKYGRTTQWNPVYHEQKQKARERLESEEGQARYRQRQTDIESVFGQIKQNRGFRRFVLRGLQKVSIEWGLVCAAHNLLKKAARDKQLSLVA